The Chryseolinea soli genome contains a region encoding:
- a CDS encoding glycerophosphodiester phosphodiesterase — protein MMTIIKKSRRQKVWLIALAGAILLSFAISIKPENSRPLVSAHRGASRQAPENTLAAFQLAMDMKADFVEVDIRTTSDGTQVCLHDRSLKRTTGVDKPVKDQTIHDLQGLSAGQWFDQKFKKEKVPVLDEVCALVSQNNKASAHYCRLYVDCKDIIATAVVKTLARYALLDSAVFYGDEETLLKIRKEHAAARLMPSYPGADKVRAIMLSLKPYAFDMAWREITPERVTQCHAAGIRVFTDLLGEDDTKANYEKAMDVNVDLIQTDDVAAVHEAMIQKRKH, from the coding sequence ATGATGACGATCATAAAAAAATCACGACGACAGAAAGTATGGCTGATCGCCCTGGCGGGAGCGATATTGCTTTCGTTCGCGATAAGCATAAAACCGGAAAATAGCCGCCCCTTGGTTTCGGCCCACCGCGGCGCATCGCGACAGGCCCCTGAAAATACACTGGCCGCGTTTCAGCTGGCTATGGACATGAAAGCGGATTTTGTCGAAGTCGATATCCGTACGACTTCCGACGGCACACAGGTTTGTCTTCATGACCGTTCCCTGAAACGAACCACCGGTGTCGATAAGCCCGTAAAGGATCAGACGATCCATGATCTTCAGGGTCTTTCAGCAGGCCAATGGTTTGATCAAAAATTTAAAAAGGAAAAAGTGCCGGTCTTGGATGAGGTATGCGCCCTGGTCAGCCAAAACAACAAGGCATCAGCTCACTATTGCCGGCTGTATGTGGATTGCAAAGACATTATCGCCACCGCCGTTGTGAAGACGCTCGCGCGCTATGCGTTGCTGGACTCTGCAGTTTTTTATGGCGACGAAGAAACGCTCTTAAAGATCCGCAAGGAACATGCTGCGGCCCGCCTCATGCCGTCGTATCCGGGCGCCGACAAAGTACGCGCGATAATGCTGTCGCTGAAACCATACGCTTTCGATATGGCCTGGCGTGAGATAACACCGGAACGCGTGACGCAATGTCACGCCGCCGGCATCCGCGTGTTCACCGACCTGTTGGGTGAAGATGACACAAAGGCGAACTATGAAAAAGCCATGGACGTGAATGTCGACCTCATTCAAACCGACGACGTTGCAGCCGTGCATGAGGCGATGATTCAAAAACGAAAACACTGA
- a CDS encoding sialidase family protein, whose protein sequence is MTYLDKTILLFLILLVSNGCRPPTTKPPGQSLRTNLIFPLQDEHVHGSTLVELPNGDLLSAWFQGSGERWADDVRIMGSRLIKGDTAWSAPFVMADTYDFPDINPILFMDKQQRLWLMWYVVLANQWETSLLMYARSEDYDQPGMPEWKTKNVLLVKVGDKTERGIQPDDKFVREVDDQLHEYEDYLKTTLLPEAPDSLRQMLMTDWKAYRNKMDSLARGRNMLRSGRITDDAHDTSVKLGYPLTRRLGWQTKNKAIYAGHRLILPLYTDGFDGSLFALSDDDGEHWQFSNPVLGGAGIQPTVAIKKDSTLVAYLRDNGPPPQRMQHTMSPDKGMTWSIAKDDTLPNPGAGFDMVTLPNGDWLMVFNDTEVERFNLSVALSDDEGKTWRWKRSLENDTRTKDATSSHYPSVIAGADGIIHVVYSYHRDDVKPGKTIKYASFPVAWIKEKTATP, encoded by the coding sequence ATGACGTATCTGGATAAAACGATCCTTCTATTCCTCATTTTGTTGGTAAGCAACGGTTGCCGGCCCCCAACCACAAAGCCCCCCGGGCAATCGTTGCGAACCAACCTTATTTTTCCGCTACAGGACGAGCACGTTCATGGATCGACATTGGTAGAGCTGCCCAATGGCGATTTATTGTCGGCGTGGTTTCAGGGATCGGGCGAACGATGGGCCGACGACGTGCGGATCATGGGTTCGCGATTGATCAAAGGCGACACCGCGTGGTCGGCGCCCTTCGTGATGGCGGATACGTATGATTTTCCCGACATCAACCCCATCCTGTTCATGGACAAACAACAACGACTTTGGCTGATGTGGTATGTCGTGCTGGCTAACCAATGGGAGACGTCGTTATTAATGTATGCGCGAAGCGAAGATTATGATCAACCCGGCATGCCGGAATGGAAAACGAAAAATGTCTTACTGGTAAAAGTCGGCGACAAAACCGAACGCGGCATCCAACCCGACGACAAGTTTGTCCGTGAGGTGGACGATCAGTTGCATGAATACGAAGACTACCTGAAAACCACGTTGCTGCCCGAGGCTCCCGACAGCCTTCGGCAAATGCTCATGACCGATTGGAAAGCCTATCGAAATAAAATGGATAGCCTCGCGCGCGGCCGCAACATGCTGCGCAGCGGCCGGATCACTGACGATGCGCACGACACCTCGGTAAAATTGGGATATCCGCTCACCCGCAGACTGGGCTGGCAAACCAAGAACAAAGCGATCTACGCCGGCCATCGCTTGATCCTTCCGTTATATACCGACGGATTCGACGGCTCCCTTTTCGCGCTCTCGGACGATGATGGAGAACATTGGCAGTTCAGCAACCCCGTGCTGGGTGGCGCCGGCATCCAACCGACGGTTGCTATAAAAAAAGACAGCACGCTGGTGGCCTACCTTCGCGACAACGGCCCGCCGCCCCAACGCATGCAACACACGATGTCACCCGACAAGGGCATGACCTGGAGCATCGCCAAGGACGACACGCTTCCCAATCCCGGCGCGGGCTTCGACATGGTGACGCTCCCCAATGGGGACTGGCTCATGGTGTTTAACGACACTGAAGTGGAACGCTTCAACCTTTCCGTTGCCCTCTCCGACGACGAAGGCAAAACCTGGCGCTGGAAACGAAGCCTCGAAAACGACACCCGCACAAAAGACGCCACGTCAAGTCACTATCCTTCGGTGATCGCAGGAGCCGACGGCATCATACACGTGGTGTATAGCTATCATCGCGATGATGTCAAACCGGGGAAGACGATCAAGTATGCTTCCTTTCCGGTGGCCTGGATAAAAGAGAAAACGGCAACGCCTTAA
- a CDS encoding xylose operon transcription regulator XylR → MIRIILLSDFSEEYYKNLLRGITRYSKDHGPWTFCRMPPYYRETIGIDGILEWVHEWGADGIIGQFYNDEEVNKFTAAKIPVIAQDFKERFTSIPNITGAYHETGRLGADYFLKKGFKNFAFYGFNNIVWSRERAEGFEERVKEAGYTVHYYEHKEQRSRDLWYYKPSELSRWLQSLPKPVALMTCDDNQGHHITEAASHANIRMPDEVAVLGVDNDEMLCNLSDPPLSSINLDAEKCGYEAARLMEKMITQKTCTARDIVVKATHVITRQSTDIFASKDKYIVNALKYIHDNLDKNLKVDQVLREVPLSRRSLEKRFMQTTGYPVYEYIYNQRIEKFTQKLLETDMTIFEIALDLGLTDSKNIARQFKQIKGLTPVEYRKKYMVTKLPV, encoded by the coding sequence ATGATCAGAATTATTTTACTCAGTGACTTTTCCGAAGAATACTATAAGAACCTCCTCCGCGGCATCACGCGGTACTCGAAAGATCACGGTCCCTGGACGTTTTGCCGGATGCCGCCCTACTACCGCGAGACCATCGGCATCGACGGCATCCTGGAGTGGGTGCATGAATGGGGCGCCGATGGCATTATCGGGCAATTCTACAACGATGAGGAGGTGAATAAATTCACCGCGGCAAAGATCCCAGTGATTGCCCAAGACTTTAAAGAACGGTTCACCAGCATTCCCAACATCACCGGGGCCTATCATGAAACGGGCCGGCTAGGCGCAGATTACTTTTTGAAAAAGGGGTTTAAAAATTTCGCCTTCTACGGATTCAACAACATTGTGTGGTCGCGCGAGCGGGCCGAAGGTTTTGAAGAGCGTGTGAAGGAGGCGGGCTACACCGTACACTATTATGAACACAAGGAACAGCGCAGCCGCGATCTTTGGTATTATAAACCCTCCGAACTCAGCCGCTGGCTCCAGTCGTTGCCCAAGCCCGTTGCCCTGATGACGTGCGACGACAATCAAGGGCATCACATCACCGAAGCGGCCAGTCACGCCAACATCCGCATGCCCGACGAAGTGGCCGTGCTCGGTGTGGACAACGATGAAATGCTGTGCAACCTCTCCGATCCGCCCCTCTCCAGCATCAACCTCGATGCCGAAAAATGTGGCTATGAAGCCGCGCGGCTCATGGAGAAGATGATCACCCAAAAAACATGCACCGCCCGCGACATCGTGGTGAAAGCCACACACGTGATCACGCGACAATCGACCGACATCTTTGCCAGCAAGGATAAATATATCGTGAACGCCTTGAAATATATCCACGACAATCTCGACAAAAACCTGAAGGTGGACCAGGTACTGCGCGAAGTCCCCCTCTCACGACGGTCGCTCGAGAAACGGTTTATGCAAACCACGGGCTACCCGGTATACGAATACATCTACAACCAGCGCATCGAAAAATTTACCCAGAAATTGCTGGAGACCGATATGACCATCTTCGAGATCGCGCTCGACCTGGGACTTACCGATAGCAAAAACATCGCCCGGCAGTTCAAACAGATAAAAGGGCTGACACCAGTGGAATATCGCAAAAAGTATATGGTCACCAAGCTGCCCGTGTAA
- a CDS encoding SDR family oxidoreductase: MNSLKNKVAIVTGSARGLGKAIAERYAALGADVVINYSKDKASAEEVVSNIKAMGARVIAVQADVSKVADIERLFGEAKKAFGKIDIVVANAGIELVETPVTEFTEAQFDRVFSINTKGSYFTLQQAARNIEDNGRIIYIASSTTSFPVPGMAVYGGSKTTPRYLVDILSKEIGHRGVTVNSIIPFAVDHSGIFVEADSYPALRKQLLDSCPMGRLAEVEDVANVAEFFASDLSSFVNGQHLLVNGGATN; the protein is encoded by the coding sequence ATGAACAGTTTAAAAAACAAAGTCGCTATTGTGACGGGATCTGCCAGGGGGTTGGGTAAGGCCATTGCTGAACGTTATGCGGCGTTGGGGGCGGATGTGGTGATCAATTATTCGAAAGATAAGGCTTCGGCTGAGGAGGTGGTGAGTAATATCAAGGCTATGGGGGCCCGTGTGATCGCGGTGCAGGCGGATGTTAGCAAGGTTGCTGACATTGAGCGGCTCTTCGGGGAGGCTAAGAAGGCTTTTGGCAAAATCGATATCGTGGTGGCTAACGCCGGGATTGAATTGGTGGAGACGCCGGTGACGGAGTTTACGGAGGCTCAATTTGATAGAGTCTTTTCCATCAATACCAAAGGCTCGTACTTCACGTTGCAGCAGGCTGCACGCAACATAGAGGACAACGGGCGCATCATTTACATCGCTTCCAGTACGACTTCTTTTCCCGTTCCGGGGATGGCAGTCTATGGTGGTAGCAAAACCACGCCGCGTTACCTGGTGGACATTCTCTCCAAAGAGATCGGGCACCGGGGTGTGACGGTGAACTCGATCATTCCCTTTGCGGTGGATCATTCGGGGATTTTCGTGGAGGCCGACAGCTACCCGGCGCTGCGGAAACAACTTCTCGATAGCTGCCCCATGGGAAGGCTTGCCGAAGTGGAAGATGTTGCCAACGTGGCGGAGTTCTTTGCCAGCGATCTTTCCTCGTTTGTGAACGGCCAGCACCTGTTGGTCAACGGAGGCGCTACAAACTAG
- a CDS encoding SDR family oxidoreductase yields the protein MKTLKEKVILVTGASKGIGAAVARQLASDGANLIVNYAGDKAGADQLVAELKAKGTDAIAVQADVSKSAEVKQMFDTALAHFGRIDVLVNNAGVMITKLLKDTTDEDFTRQFDINVKGVFNTLREAATRLADHGTIINFSTSVNRIMLPTYSTYVATKAAVEQLTRVFAKEVGGRGINVNSVSPGPTNTELFTKGKTDETIARLASLSAFNRIGQPDDIAKVVSFLASDDAKWISAQNIGINGGMA from the coding sequence ATGAAAACCCTAAAAGAAAAAGTAATCCTGGTGACCGGCGCTTCCAAAGGAATCGGCGCAGCCGTTGCCCGCCAGTTGGCCTCCGATGGCGCCAACCTCATTGTGAACTATGCCGGCGACAAGGCCGGTGCCGACCAGTTGGTGGCCGAATTAAAAGCAAAAGGCACCGACGCTATCGCCGTGCAAGCCGACGTGAGCAAGTCCGCCGAGGTAAAACAAATGTTCGACACCGCCCTGGCGCATTTCGGCCGGATCGACGTGCTGGTGAACAACGCCGGCGTGATGATCACCAAATTATTGAAGGACACCACCGATGAAGATTTCACCCGTCAATTCGACATCAATGTAAAAGGTGTATTCAACACACTGCGCGAAGCGGCCACCCGTTTGGCCGACCATGGCACCATCATCAACTTCTCCACTTCCGTGAACCGGATCATGTTGCCCACCTATTCGACCTATGTCGCCACCAAAGCCGCTGTGGAACAACTGACGCGCGTGTTCGCAAAAGAAGTGGGCGGCCGGGGCATCAATGTGAATTCTGTTTCGCCGGGCCCCACGAACACGGAGTTGTTCACCAAGGGAAAAACAGACGAAACCATTGCACGGCTGGCTTCTTTGTCGGCTTTCAATCGCATTGGACAACCGGATGACATCGCTAAGGTGGTGAGCTTTTTGGCGAGTGATGATGCGAAGTGGATCTCGGCGCAGAACATTGGGATCAATGGAGGGATGGCGTGA
- a CDS encoding AraC family transcriptional regulator yields the protein MDKKIVSFANLFDTYQAMGLPVDGISPTGDFTINNLKTLHPQLPFSSLGYRPGYFSFLFVKNATGQYTTDDSTFKTMPGTIYFTNPGHFKSFVWNTLEDVTLITFTEDFLKENVHRDVFQEFPFLLSETVSPRVLEPEAFAEFELLYKQIDDAFRGPSQYKQKIIGNFFVILLLKIKEYFWSDYNPIYEGNRSSQIVKTFRKNLEAHYRQLVQGKTDKVYRVQEYAALQGLHPNYLSNVIKSKTGKTVSTWIMEKTITEAKSLLQNSSLSIKEIAYLLGFSEATHLSNYFKKNTGTTPALYRKEAAKADL from the coding sequence ATGGATAAAAAGATCGTCTCGTTCGCCAACTTATTCGACACCTACCAGGCCATGGGGTTGCCCGTTGACGGCATCTCCCCTACGGGCGACTTCACCATCAACAACCTGAAGACCCTCCATCCCCAATTGCCTTTCTCCTCTCTGGGTTACCGGCCCGGCTATTTCTCGTTCCTTTTTGTAAAGAACGCCACCGGACAATACACTACCGACGACTCCACATTCAAAACCATGCCCGGCACTATCTACTTTACCAACCCGGGCCACTTCAAGTCATTTGTGTGGAATACCCTCGAAGACGTGACGCTGATCACGTTTACCGAAGACTTCCTGAAAGAAAATGTCCACCGCGATGTGTTCCAGGAGTTCCCCTTCTTGTTGTCGGAAACGGTGTCGCCCCGCGTGTTGGAGCCGGAGGCGTTTGCCGAATTTGAATTGCTCTATAAGCAGATCGATGATGCGTTTCGCGGGCCGTCGCAATACAAGCAGAAGATCATCGGCAACTTCTTTGTGATCCTGTTGTTGAAGATCAAGGAATATTTCTGGAGCGACTACAATCCTATCTACGAGGGCAACCGCAGTTCGCAGATCGTAAAAACTTTTCGCAAAAACCTGGAAGCGCACTATCGCCAATTGGTGCAGGGCAAGACCGACAAAGTGTATCGCGTGCAGGAATACGCCGCCTTGCAAGGGCTACACCCCAACTACCTGAGCAACGTCATCAAAAGCAAAACCGGAAAAACCGTGAGCACCTGGATCATGGAGAAGACCATCACCGAGGCAAAATCGTTGTTGCAAAACTCCTCGCTGTCCATCAAAGAAATTGCCTACCTGCTGGGCTTTTCGGAAGCCACCCACCTGAGCAATTATTTCAAAAAGAACACAGGCACCACCCCAGCACTCTACCGCAAGGAGGCCGCGAAGGCCGATCTTTAG
- a CDS encoding FadR/GntR family transcriptional regulator, which translates to MMTMPDTLSRKSLSDEVASRLQEKISLGQYKPGDKLPIEPELMKLFGVGRSTIREAIRILVNAGFLNVRQGLGTFVENAAGSNEPFDQRLKRARIQEVDDVRELLELKIAEKAARNRTEKDIRTMEKHLANRKKAAGEGRLEDCVEADIQFHVSVAEATKNQILADLYRVISVHLKKGFFRLYKDTEAFKGSHSLHEKLLKAIVAQNATQAGDTAEKIIGYKYSH; encoded by the coding sequence ATGATGACTATGCCCGACACACTTTCCCGAAAATCGCTTTCCGACGAAGTCGCCTCCCGTCTGCAGGAGAAGATTTCCCTGGGCCAATACAAGCCCGGCGACAAGCTCCCCATCGAACCCGAGCTGATGAAGCTCTTTGGAGTGGGGCGGTCGACCATTCGTGAGGCCATCCGGATCCTGGTCAACGCCGGGTTTCTGAATGTTCGTCAAGGACTTGGAACGTTTGTGGAGAATGCAGCGGGCAGCAACGAGCCGTTCGACCAGCGGCTCAAACGCGCGCGCATACAGGAAGTGGACGATGTCCGCGAACTGCTGGAACTAAAGATCGCGGAGAAGGCCGCGCGCAACCGAACGGAAAAAGATATCCGCACCATGGAAAAACACCTGGCCAACCGGAAGAAAGCCGCAGGCGAGGGGCGGTTGGAAGACTGTGTGGAAGCCGACATCCAGTTTCACGTGTCGGTGGCCGAAGCCACAAAGAACCAGATCCTGGCCGACCTGTACCGTGTGATCTCGGTGCACCTGAAAAAGGGATTCTTTCGTCTCTATAAAGATACCGAAGCATTTAAGGGAAGTCATTCCCTGCATGAAAAACTCCTCAAAGCCATTGTCGCGCAAAATGCCACACAAGCCGGCGACACCGCGGAGAAGATCATCGGCTATAAGTATAGCCATTAA
- a CDS encoding MFS transporter yields MKAASEMSLAVEPAAVQKTVYPILFTIAFTHLLNDMMQSVIPAVYPLIKEQFSLSFTEIGLTTLTFQLTASLLQPIVGFYTDKKPLPMSLAIGMSFTLVGLILLSFANSFGMLLASVALVGMGSSVFHPESSRVAQLASGGRKGLAQSIFQVGGNAGSALGPLLAALIVMPYGMHSVSWISAAAVLGITLLWRVGRWYEKHLYLKKAKVVSQGGQPALAKGKVIAAIGILLLLIFSKYFYMANMTSYFTFFLIDKFHITAQQSQLYLFAFLAAVALGTIIGGPLGDRFGRKVIIWFSILGVAPFTLVLPYVSLFWTVVLAVIIGVIIASAFSAILVYATDLVPGKVGTIAGLFFGLAFGMGGLGSAVLGNLADHTSIGFVFRVCAFLPLIGIVTGLLPNVEHKR; encoded by the coding sequence ATGAAAGCAGCGTCAGAGATGTCCCTCGCGGTCGAGCCGGCCGCCGTTCAGAAAACGGTTTACCCCATATTGTTCACCATCGCCTTCACGCATTTGCTCAACGACATGATGCAGTCCGTCATTCCGGCGGTGTATCCTTTGATCAAAGAACAGTTTAGTCTTTCCTTCACCGAGATCGGATTGACCACGCTCACCTTTCAATTGACGGCGTCGTTGCTGCAGCCCATTGTTGGATTTTATACCGACAAAAAGCCGTTGCCCATGTCGCTGGCCATCGGTATGAGCTTTACGTTGGTAGGACTTATTTTACTTTCATTTGCCAACAGCTTTGGCATGTTGCTGGCGTCGGTGGCGTTGGTCGGCATGGGATCGTCGGTGTTTCACCCCGAGTCGTCGCGGGTAGCGCAGTTGGCTTCGGGTGGACGGAAGGGACTTGCGCAGTCGATCTTCCAGGTGGGCGGCAACGCCGGCAGTGCACTGGGGCCTTTGCTGGCGGCGTTGATCGTGATGCCCTACGGCATGCACAGTGTGAGTTGGATCTCGGCAGCAGCGGTGCTGGGCATCACCTTGCTGTGGCGGGTGGGAAGATGGTACGAAAAACATTTGTACCTGAAAAAAGCGAAGGTCGTTTCCCAAGGCGGGCAACCGGCGTTGGCGAAAGGAAAAGTGATCGCAGCCATCGGCATTCTCTTGCTGCTGATCTTCTCCAAATATTTCTACATGGCCAACATGACCAGCTACTTCACCTTTTTTCTCATCGATAAATTTCACATCACCGCACAACAGTCGCAGCTTTATTTGTTTGCGTTCCTGGCGGCCGTGGCGCTGGGCACGATCATCGGCGGACCGTTGGGCGACCGGTTTGGAAGAAAGGTCATCATCTGGTTCTCGATTCTGGGCGTTGCGCCCTTCACCCTGGTGTTGCCTTATGTGAGTTTGTTCTGGACCGTGGTGCTCGCCGTCATCATTGGCGTGATCATCGCGTCGGCATTCTCTGCCATCCTGGTGTATGCCACCGACCTGGTGCCGGGCAAAGTAGGCACGATCGCCGGGCTTTTCTTTGGTCTTGCGTTTGGGATGGGCGGGCTTGGCTCTGCCGTTTTGGGAAATCTCGCCGACCACACCAGCATCGGTTTTGTATTCAGGGTATGTGCTTTTCTGCCCCTGATCGGTATCGTGACCGGTTTGCTTCCA